The following proteins are co-located in the Leptotrichia trevisanii DSM 22070 genome:
- the cobA gene encoding uroporphyrinogen-III C-methyltransferase gives MRKGKVYIAGAGCGDEGLITLKLKNVIEKADCIVYDRLVNENILQYAKSDVEMIYMGKENTAGGKLQADINNKLVEKSKEGLAVLRLKGGDPFVFGRGGEEIEALIAENIDFEVIPGITSSIAVPAYAGIPVTHRGINTSFHVFTGHTQFNGIELDFPIIAKLEGTLVFLMGLSNLEKIAENLINNGKNPKTPVAIIKDGTTTRQKTYTGTLETIVNTVKEHNVKSPSIILIGEVVNLREKMKWFENKPLFGKNILVTRNREKQGNISNKINELGGQALSIPFINIEYVDFEMPDLKEYSTLLFNSINSVIGFMKKIKDIRALGNVKIGVVGEKTAEEIEKYKIIPDFYPKEYTVERLASESVNFTKEGEKILFIVSDISPVNEKKYSDLYNRNYEKLVVYKTQKVEVEKEKAEKYIKESNILMFLSSSTFKAFADSINLTENEEIKEILKNKIIASIGPVTTKTIEKYGLKVGIEPKKYTEEDLFDEILKQTARG, from the coding sequence ATGAGAAAAGGTAAAGTTTATATCGCAGGAGCAGGCTGTGGAGATGAAGGACTTATAACTTTAAAATTGAAAAATGTGATAGAAAAAGCGGACTGCATTGTTTATGACAGGCTTGTAAATGAAAATATCTTACAGTATGCAAAGTCTGATGTAGAAATGATTTATATGGGGAAAGAAAATACTGCTGGAGGAAAATTACAGGCAGATATAAATAATAAATTAGTGGAAAAAAGTAAAGAAGGACTTGCAGTTCTAAGACTAAAAGGAGGAGATCCTTTTGTATTTGGACGAGGAGGAGAAGAAATAGAGGCTTTAATTGCTGAAAATATAGACTTTGAAGTGATTCCAGGGATAACTTCTTCAATCGCTGTGCCAGCTTATGCTGGAATTCCTGTTACTCACAGAGGAATTAATACTTCTTTTCACGTATTTACTGGACATACGCAATTTAATGGAATAGAACTTGATTTTCCAATTATTGCAAAATTGGAAGGAACTTTGGTTTTTTTAATGGGATTAAGTAATCTTGAAAAAATAGCAGAAAACTTGATAAATAACGGAAAAAATCCGAAAACACCTGTCGCAATAATAAAAGATGGAACAACGACAAGACAGAAAACTTACACAGGAACATTGGAAACAATAGTAAATACAGTAAAAGAACATAATGTAAAATCGCCTTCCATTATTTTGATTGGAGAAGTAGTAAATTTACGGGAAAAAATGAAATGGTTTGAAAATAAGCCGTTATTTGGAAAAAATATTCTTGTTACAAGAAATAGGGAAAAACAAGGAAATATATCAAATAAAATAAATGAACTTGGCGGACAGGCTTTGAGCATTCCATTTATTAATATAGAGTATGTCGATTTTGAAATGCCTGATTTGAAGGAATACAGCACCCTTCTATTTAACAGTATAAATTCTGTTATTGGATTTATGAAAAAAATAAAGGATATTCGTGCTTTGGGAAATGTTAAAATAGGTGTCGTGGGAGAAAAAACTGCTGAAGAAATTGAAAAATATAAAATAATTCCAGATTTTTATCCAAAAGAATATACGGTAGAAAGACTGGCTAGCGAAAGTGTGAACTTTACTAAGGAAGGAGAAAAAATACTGTTTATAGTATCTGACATTTCTCCAGTAAATGAAAAAAAATATTCAGATTTATACAATCGAAATTATGAAAAACTTGTAGTGTATAAAACTCAGAAAGTTGAAGTGGAAAAGGAAAAAGCTGAAAAATACATAAAAGAAAGCAACATCTTAATGTTCTTAAGCTCTTCAACCTTTAAAGCCTTTGCTGACAGCATAAACTTGACTGAAAATGAGGAAATAAAAGAAATTCTGAAAAATAAAATTATAGCCTCAATCGGTCCTGTTACTACAAAAACTATTGAAAAATATGGATTAAAAGTAGGAATAGAGCCGAAGAAATACACTGAAGAAGATTTGTTTGATGAAATTTTGAAACAGACAGCAAGAGGATAA
- the hemC gene encoding hydroxymethylbilane synthase, translating to MKSNKIIIGTRGSILALAQAEKVKEMLIKKYDELRENENFCGIEGFEKKNPLEIELKVIVTKGDKDLRDFTKIKGTTQKDLFVKEIEKEMLENKIDLAVHSLKDMPQNTPEGLLNACFPMREDNRDVLVSKNGKKLKELDENSVIGTGSIRREKELLNLRNDVKIKAIRGNIHTRLKKLDDGEYDAIVLAAAGLKRVGLENRITEYFDADVFMPAPGQGILCIQCRENDNKIRHLLKIINDDEVTIMCKAEREFSKIFDGGCHTPIGCSSVIEGNTLKLKGMFNDNGIRIFKEVEGNRENPKETAQKLAEEIKKEELKNEKR from the coding sequence ATGAAATCAAATAAAATAATTATTGGAACGAGAGGAAGTATTTTGGCACTTGCACAAGCGGAAAAAGTGAAGGAAATGCTTATTAAAAAATATGATGAATTAAGAGAAAATGAGAATTTTTGCGGAATTGAAGGATTTGAGAAAAAAAATCCACTGGAAATAGAACTGAAAGTTATAGTTACAAAGGGAGATAAAGATTTAAGGGACTTTACAAAAATAAAAGGAACTACGCAAAAGGACTTGTTTGTGAAGGAAATTGAAAAGGAAATGCTGGAAAATAAAATAGATTTGGCGGTACATTCGTTAAAGGATATGCCACAGAATACTCCAGAAGGGCTTTTGAATGCATGTTTTCCAATGAGGGAAGACAACCGTGATGTGCTTGTTTCAAAAAATGGAAAAAAATTAAAAGAACTTGATGAAAATTCTGTAATTGGGACAGGGAGCATAAGACGGGAAAAGGAGCTTCTAAATTTGCGAAATGATGTAAAGATAAAAGCAATTCGAGGTAATATTCACACAAGGCTCAAAAAACTTGATGATGGAGAATATGATGCGATTGTGCTGGCTGCGGCTGGATTAAAAAGAGTTGGGCTGGAAAACAGAATTACTGAGTATTTTGATGCAGATGTTTTTATGCCAGCACCAGGACAAGGAATTTTATGTATTCAATGCAGGGAAAATGATAATAAAATACGACACCTTCTAAAAATTATAAATGATGATGAAGTTACAATAATGTGTAAAGCTGAAAGAGAATTTTCAAAAATTTTTGATGGAGGATGTCATACTCCGATAGGCTGTTCATCGGTTATTGAAGGGAATACATTAAAATTAAAGGGAATGTTTAATGATAACGGAATCAGAATATTTAAAGAAGTTGAAGGAAATAGGGAAAATCCAAAGGAAACTGCACAAAAATTGGCTGAAGAAATAAAAAAAGAGGAGTTGAAAAATGAGAAAAGGTAA